From a single Anaerolineales bacterium genomic region:
- the pth gene encoding aminoacyl-tRNA hydrolase: protein MTDTFLIIGLGNPGREYRDTRHNIGFMLMDVLAVRLDARGMKLQSKAIITSALYEERKIILAKPQTYMNLSGQSVQGLLNFYKIPVTNLLVAHDDMDLPFGTLRIRPGGGPGGQRGMAHTIELLGTKDFPRLRLGIGRPPGRMDPKAYVLQNFTKDDFKLLPDVLNRAADAALEFVLNGLNAAMNKYNGSV, encoded by the coding sequence ATGACAGATACTTTCCTCATCATTGGTCTCGGAAACCCGGGGCGCGAATATAGGGATACCCGCCACAATATCGGCTTCATGCTGATGGATGTGCTGGCTGTTCGTTTGGATGCGCGCGGGATGAAACTGCAATCCAAAGCCATCATCACCTCCGCGCTTTACGAGGAGCGCAAGATCATCCTTGCCAAGCCGCAGACGTATATGAATCTCTCCGGTCAATCCGTGCAGGGACTGTTGAACTTCTACAAGATTCCCGTCACCAACTTGCTGGTCGCGCACGATGACATGGATCTGCCCTTCGGTACGCTTCGCATCCGTCCCGGCGGCGGACCGGGCGGTCAACGCGGCATGGCGCACACCATCGAACTGCTCGGCACCAAGGATTTTCCGCGCCTGCGCCTCGGCATTGGGCGTCCGCCCGGGCGCATGGACCCGAAGGCGTACGTCCTGCAAAATTTCACGAAGGACGATTTCAAACTCCTGCCGGATGTGCTCAACCGCGCTGCGGATGCCGCCCTCGAATTCGTGCTGAACGGTTTGAATGCGGCAATGAATAAATACAACGGTTCCGTATAA
- the mfd gene encoding transcription-repair coupling factor: protein MQSILDHLRSIPAYQRLLGGLNARAPITGLGLPRSVRLPLLAALHADLNQPILLITDRADHALSHYDELGFWVKSPRYLFAEPNPLFYEDAAWGVTTRRDRLQTLTTLSTYHLPFTKKPETPPIIVASVRSLMTRTLPRRDFLKACKKLSASQNSQPDGLMREWARIGYQRVNTVLEPGQFSHRGGILDVWTPTEPYPVRLDFFGDEIETIRRFDPATQRTIEKLDDILITPAREFLAETLDDELQLSEFHIPLLHAQPASLLDYLPQKTTLLVDDLSLIEVMANEVEEQAVKFRQECIAEGTLSVDFPVPYIPWSELHDNLSEFAHLELGHSTETEDGVELASHFGHDERFGGRLKPFVDYLFPLVEHGGRIFIVSRQAQRLRELWGEYYPDSEYPNLDFVEASLSEGFTLAVDETPALHLITDSEVFGWERPQPRTRPRKAADTPESLYADLQVGDFVVHVDHGIGRFAGLIQRQLDGHEREYLTVEYDRGDILYVPVHQADRLTRYVGADGGKPSLDHLGGQAWAETKARVKQAVQKVAEDLLDLYARRQVVEGFSFQPDSQWQRELEDSFPYVETEDQRRAIVDIKRDMERARPMDRLLCGDVGYGKTEVALRAAFKAVMSGKQAAVLVPTTVLAQQHFETFSQRLAAFPVKVEMLSRFRTPREQTEILHQLALGEVDIVIGTHRLISSDVHFKDLGLVVIDEEQRFGVTHKEHLKKLRTEVDVLTLTATPIPRTLYMALTGVRDISNLNTPPEERLPIITHVGPYSPRLVRQAILRELERGGQIFFVHNRVQTIEAMKAHLEKLVPEARVDIGHGQMAENQLSAVMRRFTAGEIDILLSTTIIESGLDIPNANTLIVDRADTFGLAQLYQLRGRVGRGAMRAYAYFFRHNKLSPTIDGQQRLEVIAENTQLGAGYSIAMRDLEIRGAGELLGTRQHGFIQSVGFHLYTRMLADSVRRLRRVASGALKLDGEKLEGAFSQFNLPLSIPVNVDLPLAVGIPAHYISDQDLRLRLYRRIADLRDETELDALGSEFRDRFGQLPEMVQNLLYQMRVKLRAEKAGLSSVAWEAGQILLKYPSPAGGSEAKRRPDLGNGVRGGKSAYWITLSKEEVWTVKLLDILSRLGDGM from the coding sequence ATGCAATCCATCCTGGATCATCTCCGTTCCATTCCTGCATATCAGCGCCTGCTGGGCGGATTGAACGCGCGTGCGCCCATCACTGGTTTGGGGCTGCCGCGTTCTGTCCGCCTGCCTCTCCTTGCCGCGCTCCACGCGGACCTGAACCAGCCCATCCTGCTCATCACCGACCGCGCCGACCATGCGCTCTCCCATTACGATGAACTTGGTTTCTGGGTCAAGTCTCCGCGCTATTTGTTCGCGGAACCAAATCCGCTGTTCTATGAAGATGCCGCCTGGGGTGTCACCACGCGCCGCGACCGTTTGCAAACCCTCACAACGCTTTCCACGTACCATTTGCCGTTTACAAAAAAACCGGAGACTCCGCCGATCATCGTTGCCTCCGTCCGTTCGCTGATGACGCGCACCCTGCCGCGGCGGGACTTTCTCAAAGCGTGTAAAAAACTGTCCGCAAGCCAGAACAGCCAACCCGATGGTCTGATGCGGGAATGGGCGCGCATCGGCTACCAGCGCGTGAACACCGTCCTCGAGCCGGGGCAGTTCTCTCATCGCGGCGGCATCCTCGATGTGTGGACGCCGACCGAGCCGTATCCCGTCCGCCTTGATTTCTTCGGTGACGAGATCGAGACCATCCGCCGTTTTGATCCTGCCACGCAGCGCACCATCGAAAAACTGGATGACATCCTCATCACGCCTGCCCGCGAGTTTCTGGCGGAGACGCTGGACGATGAACTGCAATTGTCCGAGTTTCATATTCCGCTGCTGCATGCGCAGCCCGCGTCGCTGTTGGATTACCTGCCGCAAAAGACAACTCTGCTTGTGGATGACCTGAGCCTGATCGAAGTGATGGCGAACGAGGTGGAGGAGCAGGCGGTCAAGTTTCGGCAGGAGTGCATCGCCGAGGGCACGCTTTCGGTGGATTTCCCCGTGCCGTACATTCCGTGGTCGGAACTGCACGACAATCTCAGCGAATTCGCCCATTTGGAGTTGGGGCACTCGACGGAAACCGAAGATGGCGTGGAACTTGCTTCGCATTTCGGTCACGACGAACGTTTTGGCGGCAGGCTCAAACCTTTTGTTGATTATCTTTTCCCGCTGGTCGAACATGGCGGGCGGATCTTTATCGTCTCGCGTCAGGCGCAGCGCTTGCGCGAATTATGGGGCGAGTATTACCCCGACTCGGAGTATCCGAATCTTGACTTTGTCGAGGCGTCGCTTTCCGAGGGGTTCACGCTTGCAGTCGATGAAACGCCCGCGCTGCATCTGATCACCGACTCCGAGGTCTTTGGCTGGGAGCGCCCGCAGCCGCGCACCCGTCCGCGCAAGGCGGCGGATACGCCCGAGTCGTTGTATGCGGATTTGCAGGTCGGGGATTTTGTCGTCCACGTGGATCACGGCATCGGACGCTTTGCGGGTCTGATTCAGCGACAGTTGGACGGACACGAGCGGGAATATCTCACCGTTGAGTATGACCGCGGCGATATTCTCTATGTCCCTGTCCATCAAGCGGACCGGCTCACGCGCTACGTCGGCGCGGACGGCGGCAAGCCTTCGCTCGATCATCTTGGCGGGCAGGCATGGGCGGAGACCAAGGCGCGCGTCAAGCAGGCGGTGCAAAAGGTCGCCGAAGACCTGCTCGATCTCTACGCCCGCCGGCAGGTGGTGGAGGGTTTTTCATTCCAACCTGACTCGCAATGGCAGCGTGAACTCGAAGACAGTTTCCCGTATGTTGAAACCGAAGACCAGAGACGCGCCATTGTGGATATCAAGCGCGATATGGAACGCGCCCGCCCCATGGACCGCCTTTTGTGCGGCGATGTCGGTTATGGAAAAACGGAGGTTGCATTGCGCGCCGCTTTCAAAGCTGTGATGAGCGGCAAACAAGCCGCCGTGCTCGTGCCGACGACGGTGCTGGCTCAGCAGCATTTCGAGACCTTCTCCCAGCGTCTCGCCGCCTTCCCGGTCAAAGTGGAAATGCTTTCCCGCTTCCGCACCCCGCGCGAGCAGACAGAGATCCTGCATCAACTCGCCCTCGGTGAAGTGGACATTGTCATCGGTACACATCGCCTGATCTCATCCGATGTACATTTCAAAGATCTGGGCTTGGTCGTCATTGACGAGGAACAGCGTTTCGGTGTCACGCACAAGGAGCATCTCAAGAAATTGCGCACCGAAGTGGATGTGCTGACGTTGACCGCCACGCCGATTCCACGCACGCTGTACATGGCGTTGACGGGTGTCCGTGATATTTCCAATCTAAACACGCCGCCCGAGGAGCGTCTGCCCATCATCACCCATGTCGGACCGTACTCTCCGCGCTTGGTGCGTCAAGCCATTTTGCGCGAGTTGGAGCGCGGCGGACAGATCTTCTTTGTCCACAACCGCGTACAAACAATTGAAGCCATGAAGGCGCATCTGGAAAAGCTCGTCCCTGAGGCGCGCGTGGATATTGGTCACGGGCAGATGGCGGAGAATCAACTCTCGGCGGTCATGCGGCGCTTCACGGCTGGTGAAATTGATATCCTGCTCTCGACCACCATTATCGAATCAGGTTTGGATATTCCCAACGCCAATACCCTCATCGTGGACCGTGCCGACACCTTTGGCTTGGCACAGCTTTATCAACTGCGCGGACGGGTGGGGCGCGGCGCAATGCGTGCGTATGCGTACTTCTTCCGCCACAATAAACTGTCACCGACTATTGACGGGCAGCAGCGGCTGGAGGTGATCGCGGAGAATACGCAGCTTGGCGCGGGCTATTCGATTGCCATGCGCGATCTGGAGATCCGCGGCGCGGGCGAACTGCTTGGTACGCGCCAGCACGGCTTCATTCAATCGGTCGGCTTTCATCTTTATACAAGAATGCTCGCAGATTCGGTACGGCGTCTGCGGCGTGTTGCTTCTGGCGCGCTGAAACTGGACGGCGAGAAGTTGGAAGGCGCATTTTCCCAGTTCAATCTGCCGCTGTCCATCCCGGTTAACGTGGATTTGCCGCTGGCGGTGGGCATCCCCGCGCATTACATCTCCGATCAGGACCTGCGCCTGCGGTTGTATCGGCGCATCGCGGATCTGCGCGATGAGACCGAGTTGGATGCGCTCGGCTCGGAGTTCCGCGACCGCTTCGGTCAATTGCCGGAGATGGTGCAGAACCTGCTGTATCAGATGCGCGTCAAACTCCGCGCCGAGAAGGCGGGGTTGTCGTCGGTGGCGTGGGAAGCGGGGCAGATCCTGCTCAAATATCCCTCACCAGCCGGCGGGTCGGAGGCGAAGCGCCGGCCCGATCTGGGGAACGGCGTGCGTGGTGGCAAATCCGCGTATTGGATCACGCTGTCAAAGGAAGAAGTCTGGACGGTGAAGTTGCTGGATATATTATCCCGATTGGGAGATGGAATGTAA
- the uvrB gene encoding excinuclease ABC subunit UvrB produces MEFKLQAPFVPMGDQPEAIRGLVDGVNKGLKHQVLLGATGTGKTFTIASVIQELQKPALIMAHNKTLAAQLYAEFKEFFPQNAVSYFVSYYDYYQPEAYVPRHDLFIEKETQINEEIERLRLAATTALISRRDVIIVASVSCIYGLGSPEEFGKGTVTLQVGEIYRRNALLRQLIESQYQRNDMELRPGTFRVRGDTLEIIPAYEEKRGFKITFFGDEVERIMQFSPLTGEIFEEPKEISIYPAKQYLTDSDRMKESIAHIEAELEERLAFYKSQGKFLEAQRIEQRTRYDLEMLKEVGYCSGIENYSRHLDGREPGTHPWTMIDFLPNDYLLVIDESHMTVPQIRGMYNGDRARKETLVEYGFRLPSAMDNRPLKFEEFEQVMGNTIYTSATPSTYEMEHAEQVVEQIIRPTGLVDPEVVVRPVKGQVDDLVGEIKQRVERGERILVTTLTKRMAEDLTKYMHELGVKVQYLHSEVETLERVGILRDLRLGTFDVLVGINLLREGLDLPEVSLVAILDADKEGFLRSDTALIQTIGRAARNVNGRVIMYADRMTDSMKRAIDETNRRRAKQVKFNEENGIVPISIHKEIHDLTEEMSAKAVSEMRGEYKVKSIGAGGMPRGELRKIVAEVERHMKEAAKNLEFERAAALRDELYELKSLLAEDESLKPWERIKLLSGDEE; encoded by the coding sequence ATGGAATTCAAACTTCAAGCACCCTTCGTACCCATGGGCGACCAGCCCGAAGCCATCCGCGGACTTGTGGACGGCGTGAACAAAGGACTCAAGCATCAGGTTCTGCTCGGCGCGACAGGCACGGGCAAGACCTTTACGATTGCGTCCGTCATTCAGGAGCTGCAGAAGCCCGCGCTCATCATGGCGCACAACAAAACGCTCGCGGCGCAGTTATACGCCGAGTTCAAGGAATTCTTTCCGCAGAATGCGGTTTCGTATTTTGTCTCATACTATGATTACTACCAGCCTGAAGCATACGTCCCGCGGCATGACTTGTTCATCGAAAAAGAGACCCAGATCAATGAAGAGATCGAACGTTTGCGGCTGGCGGCGACGACCGCGCTGATCTCCCGCCGGGACGTCATCATCGTTGCGTCTGTGTCGTGTATTTACGGGTTGGGCTCGCCGGAGGAGTTCGGCAAAGGGACCGTGACTCTTCAAGTAGGGGAGATCTACCGCCGCAATGCCCTGTTGCGTCAGTTGATCGAGAGCCAGTACCAGCGCAATGACATGGAACTGCGCCCCGGCACGTTCCGCGTGCGCGGCGATACGCTGGAGATCATCCCTGCTTATGAGGAGAAGCGCGGCTTTAAGATCACCTTCTTTGGCGATGAAGTGGAACGTATTATGCAGTTCAGCCCGCTGACCGGGGAGATTTTCGAAGAACCGAAAGAGATTTCGATCTACCCCGCCAAGCAATATCTGACCGACTCCGACCGCATGAAAGAATCCATTGCCCATATCGAAGCGGAGTTGGAGGAACGGCTGGCGTTCTATAAAAGTCAGGGCAAGTTTTTGGAGGCGCAGAGGATCGAACAGCGCACCCGCTACGATCTGGAGATGTTGAAGGAAGTCGGTTACTGCTCCGGCATCGAGAATTATTCGCGTCATTTGGACGGACGGGAACCCGGCACGCATCCGTGGACGATGATCGACTTCCTGCCGAATGATTACCTGTTGGTCATTGACGAGAGCCATATGACCGTGCCGCAGATCCGCGGGATGTATAACGGTGACCGCGCACGCAAGGAAACGCTGGTGGAGTATGGCTTCCGTCTGCCTTCTGCAATGGACAACCGCCCGTTGAAGTTCGAGGAGTTCGAGCAGGTGATGGGCAACACGATCTACACATCTGCGACTCCGTCCACGTATGAAATGGAACATGCCGAGCAGGTCGTCGAGCAGATCATCCGCCCGACGGGCTTGGTGGACCCCGAGGTCGTCGTGCGCCCGGTCAAGGGGCAGGTGGATGACCTGGTCGGAGAGATCAAGCAAAGGGTCGAGAGAGGCGAGCGGATTCTGGTCACGACTCTCACGAAGCGCATGGCGGAGGATCTGACCAAGTACATGCACGAGCTGGGAGTCAAAGTCCAATACCTGCACTCGGAAGTAGAGACGTTGGAACGCGTCGGCATCCTGCGCGATCTGCGCCTGGGCACGTTCGATGTGCTGGTGGGCATCAACCTGCTGCGCGAAGGTTTGGACCTGCCCGAAGTCTCATTGGTGGCGATTCTGGATGCCGACAAGGAAGGTTTCCTGCGTTCGGATACGGCGCTGATCCAGACCATCGGGCGCGCGGCGCGTAATGTGAACGGGCGCGTCATCATGTACGCCGACCGCATGACCGACTCGATGAAGCGCGCGATCGATGAGACCAACCGCCGCCGTGCCAAGCAGGTCAAGTTCAATGAAGAGAATGGTATTGTGCCGATCAGCATCCACAAGGAGATCCACGACCTGACCGAGGAAATGTCTGCCAAGGCGGTCAGTGAGATGCGCGGTGAGTACAAGGTGAAAAGCATTGGCGCTGGCGGCATGCCGCGCGGCGAGCTGCGCAAGATCGTTGCGGAAGTGGAAAGACACATGAAGGAAGCCGCGAAGAACCTTGAATTCGAGCGCGCCGCCGCCTTGCGGGACGAGTTGTATGAGTTGAAGTCCCTGCTGGCGGAGGACGAGAGCCTGAAACCGTGGGAGCGGATCAAACTGCTTTCGGGGGATGAAGAGTAA
- the fni gene encoding type 2 isopentenyl-diphosphate Delta-isomerase, translating to MTKVAPIDQRKADHIKINLEQDVRSALTTGLEHYRFIHEALPELDLNRIDTTVNLFGKTLASPTLVSSMTGGTSEAETINLRLAEAAQECGVAMGVGSQRAAIEHPEQAKTFQVRRVAPDILLFANLGAVQFNYGYGVDQCRQAVDMIQADALYLHLNPLQEAVQDAGDTNWIGIAKKIEEVCKKLEVPVIAKEVGWGVSEKTAKLLADCGVSAIDVAGAGGTSWSQVEMHRAPDEFTRKLAATFIGWGIPTSDSILNVKNAVPEMTVFASGGIKDGLDIAKCIALGATLGGMAGQFLKAAAVSTEKAVEMMKLTKRQIEVTMFAAGVGNLERLKVGKLVQG from the coding sequence ATGACAAAAGTTGCGCCGATCGACCAGCGGAAAGCTGACCACATTAAGATCAATTTAGAGCAGGATGTCCGCTCCGCGCTGACGACCGGGCTCGAACACTATCGCTTCATCCATGAGGCATTGCCCGAACTGGATCTGAACCGCATCGACACGACCGTCAACCTGTTCGGCAAGACCCTGGCATCGCCCACCCTTGTCAGCTCGATGACCGGCGGGACGTCCGAAGCGGAGACCATCAACCTGCGGCTCGCGGAAGCCGCGCAGGAATGCGGTGTGGCAATGGGAGTCGGCAGTCAGCGCGCCGCCATCGAGCACCCCGAACAGGCAAAGACCTTCCAAGTGCGGAGAGTCGCGCCGGATATTCTTTTATTCGCCAATCTTGGAGCCGTGCAATTCAACTACGGCTATGGTGTGGACCAGTGCCGCCAAGCCGTGGACATGATCCAAGCCGATGCGCTCTACCTGCATCTCAATCCGCTTCAAGAAGCCGTGCAGGACGCGGGCGACACGAACTGGATCGGCATTGCAAAGAAGATCGAAGAAGTCTGCAAGAAACTCGAGGTGCCTGTCATCGCAAAAGAAGTTGGCTGGGGCGTCTCGGAAAAGACTGCCAAACTTCTCGCCGATTGCGGCGTCTCCGCCATTGACGTGGCAGGCGCAGGCGGGACGAGTTGGTCACAAGTGGAAATGCACCGCGCCCCGGACGAATTCACCCGCAAACTCGCGGCGACCTTCATCGGCTGGGGCATTCCTACATCTGATTCAATTCTCAATGTCAAGAACGCCGTCCCCGAGATGACGGTCTTTGCCAGCGGCGGCATCAAAGACGGCCTCGACATTGCCAAGTGCATCGCCCTCGGCGCGACGTTGGGAGGCATGGCAGGTCAGTTCTTGAAAGCGGCAGCAGTTTCGACCGAGAAAGCCGTTGAGATGATGAAATTAACCAAGCGTCAAATCGAAGTGACGATGTTTGCGGCGGGAGTTGGAAATTTGGAAAGGCTGAAGGTTGGAAAGTTGGTGCAGGGATAA
- the acpP gene encoding acyl carrier protein, with the protein MSDTYNELKAIVKDLLGVDEEKITMEARFREDLEADSLDLVELIMAFEDKFGAEISDEDAQKITTVGEAVNYIDARK; encoded by the coding sequence ATGTCTGACACATACAATGAACTAAAGGCGATTGTCAAGGATCTGCTCGGCGTGGATGAGGAGAAGATCACGATGGAAGCCCGCTTCCGCGAGGACCTCGAGGCTGATTCGCTGGACCTCGTGGAGTTGATCATGGCGTTTGAAGATAAGTTCGGCGCCGAGATCTCCGATGAAGATGCGCAGAAGATCACCACCGTCGGCGAAGCTGTCAACTATATCGACGCGCGCAAGTAA
- the sucD gene encoding succinate--CoA ligase subunit alpha yields MSILVNKNTRLIVQGITGNEGLFHTTQMVAYGTNVVGGVTPGKGGEWVLEKIPVFDSVKTAKDATDANATIIFVPARFAPDAMFEAADAGIPLIICITEGVPVQDMMRVRNYLDQKKVRLIGPNCPGLLTPGEAKVGIIPGDIAIPGNVGVVSRSGTLTYEVLYAMKNLGMGASTCVGIGGDPINGTNFIDVLEMFEHDPKTEKVIMIGEIGGNEEEKAADFIASKMTKPVASFIAGQTAPPGKRMGHAGAIIEGGAGTAADKVKALEAAGVKVAKHPEEIPTLL; encoded by the coding sequence ATGAGCATTTTAGTCAACAAGAACACCCGCCTCATTGTGCAGGGCATCACCGGCAACGAAGGCTTGTTCCACACCACACAGATGGTCGCCTACGGCACGAACGTCGTCGGCGGCGTGACGCCCGGCAAGGGCGGCGAATGGGTGCTGGAAAAGATCCCCGTCTTCGACTCGGTCAAGACCGCCAAAGACGCCACCGATGCCAACGCCACCATCATCTTCGTCCCCGCCCGCTTCGCCCCGGACGCCATGTTCGAAGCCGCCGACGCAGGCATTCCCCTCATCATCTGCATCACCGAGGGCGTCCCCGTGCAGGACATGATGCGCGTGCGCAATTACCTCGACCAGAAGAAGGTCCGCCTGATCGGACCGAACTGCCCCGGCTTGCTCACGCCCGGCGAAGCCAAAGTCGGCATCATCCCCGGCGACATCGCCATTCCCGGCAACGTCGGCGTGGTCTCCCGCTCCGGCACGCTGACCTACGAAGTGCTGTACGCCATGAAGAACCTCGGCATGGGCGCAAGCACCTGCGTGGGCATCGGCGGCGACCCGATCAACGGCACGAACTTCATCGATGTGCTGGAAATGTTCGAACATGACCCCAAGACCGAAAAGGTCATCATGATCGGCGAGATCGGCGGCAATGAGGAAGAAAAAGCCGCGGACTTCATCGCCTCCAAAATGACCAAACCGGTCGCATCCTTCATCGCCGGTCAGACCGCGCCTCCCGGAAAACGCATGGGACACGCCGGCGCGATCATCGAAGGCGGCGCCGGCACCGCCGCGGACAAGGTCAAAGCGCTCGAAGCCGCAGGCGTGAAGGTCGCCAAACACCCGGAAGAAATTCCAACCTTGTTGTAA
- the sucC gene encoding ADP-forming succinate--CoA ligase subunit beta, with amino-acid sequence MKLHEYQSKTIFSKYGIPIPKGRVAATAQEAKQIAEELGGRVVVKAQVLVGGRGKAGGVKLAKDANEAEQLATQILGMDIKGLPVRKVLVDEASAIDQEIYFSITDDRASRKPVMIASAAGGVDIEEVAAKTPEKIIKVNIDPLLGLREYQARDVAVAIDLPRDYWKDFVKIAMGLWNVYKENDASLAEINPLVITKDKKVVALDGKMMIDDNALFRHPELGEMRDTDEDAPAEIEARKYGLSFIKLDGNIGCMVNGAGLAMTSMDVIKLFGGEPANFLDVGGGADSKKVAAAMRIILTDPHVKAVLFNIFGGITRCDEVARGILTAMDEVKPNVPMVVRLVGTNAEEGRKLLENANMITAETLADAAKKAVEAAQKGK; translated from the coding sequence ATGAAACTCCACGAATATCAATCAAAAACAATTTTTTCAAAGTACGGCATCCCAATTCCAAAGGGACGGGTCGCGGCTACCGCTCAGGAAGCAAAGCAAATCGCTGAAGAGTTAGGTGGTCGCGTTGTAGTTAAAGCCCAGGTGTTGGTGGGCGGACGCGGCAAGGCGGGCGGCGTGAAACTTGCCAAGGACGCCAATGAAGCCGAACAACTCGCCACCCAGATCCTCGGCATGGACATCAAGGGGCTGCCCGTCCGCAAGGTGCTGGTGGACGAAGCCTCCGCCATCGATCAGGAGATCTACTTCTCGATCACCGATGACCGCGCTTCCCGCAAGCCGGTCATGATCGCCTCTGCCGCCGGCGGCGTGGACATCGAGGAAGTCGCCGCGAAGACGCCGGAGAAGATCATCAAGGTCAACATCGACCCACTGCTCGGTCTGCGCGAATATCAGGCGCGCGATGTGGCGGTCGCCATCGACCTGCCGCGCGATTACTGGAAGGATTTCGTCAAGATCGCGATGGGCTTGTGGAACGTCTACAAAGAAAATGACGCCTCGCTCGCCGAGATCAATCCACTGGTGATCACCAAGGACAAGAAAGTGGTCGCGCTCGACGGCAAGATGATGATCGACGACAACGCGCTCTTCCGCCATCCCGAACTTGGAGAAATGCGCGACACCGACGAAGACGCTCCCGCCGAGATCGAAGCCCGCAAATACGGCTTGTCCTTCATCAAGCTGGACGGCAACATCGGCTGTATGGTCAACGGCGCAGGGCTGGCAATGACCAGCATGGACGTGATCAAACTCTTCGGCGGCGAACCAGCCAACTTTTTGGATGTTGGAGGCGGCGCGGACTCGAAGAAGGTCGCTGCAGCGATGCGCATCATTCTGACCGATCCGCACGTCAAAGCCGTGTTGTTCAACATCTTCGGCGGCATCACCCGCTGTGACGAAGTTGCGCGCGGCATTCTCACCGCAATGGACGAAGTCAAACCGAACGTTCCGATGGTCGTCCGCCTTGTCGGCACGAATGCCGAAGAGGGACGCAAACTGCTCGAAAACGCAAATATGATCACTGCCGAAACCCTCGCGGACGCGGCGAAAAAAGCGGTGGAAGCCGCACAGAAAGGCAAATAA